aaagaaaatattttattattaaaaaggaAACTAATAATGTCATAACggatgcccttaaataatgtagcctttgACAGCAAGCATTAGTGCTTTTTGTGATTGAAATAAGAATAAGAGAGGATGATTAGGCGgggccagggccggagtgggactccttttcagccctggagtttcaagccttagactcgcccacctcagttcacgactgactatattaaaatgacattttaatccttttagtcattttccaattcagtttctaatgacactgtcACGTCTTTTTTTAAGGAAACAgatgctttagaacttcaaatgtttttcagaaatatgagaagattaaaggggagctaaatctccaacactattctttaaaacatcacaatgtcctttcttatatctgaatatatattcatgtgcaaaattctttatggatatccagtcctttgtaacggtggtcacacaaaaaataaaatatgtacacctacataagtaacctaaacagtattatatgtcttaacactaaaaataaatcaataaataaactacTCAGGGGAGGTCCGAACTCGAGTTGGTAGCCTCGTGATGaaatgtgctgaccactggaccacaatggcgctgttatgTTGGTGCGTTTGAATAAATCTGCAagacagtaataataatttactaaggTGAGGTTCAAACTTGGGTCAGCAtcgtaacgcaacgtgctgaccactagaCCATAATGGTACTGTAATGCTGGtgttactttctattgatggcttaatctttttctcccctttatatttctgatcaagttatatcagatttattaatgtagtaaatCATCTGACTTTCATTGAgtaggtgtaatattcattaatgctaattattcgaattcttatactcactaaggtgccgctgtttggggtggaatgatAGTTacctcatcattaacctgcaggctgcctTCTGCAtatggggctgcgagaaaataaataaaaagagcggagctgcagcaaaataataaattaaaagattgaagctatggtcaaataaagaaataaatgaaaaagtgtgactgctgcaagcagctagggacaccggcccttgcggCCAAAAACCAGACAtgcccactgggaattctcccggtcctcccgatttgCCAATCCATGCCTGGATTGTGCTGCTGGATTTGTGCATAATTGGTATAAAATCCTGCAGGTGCCACGGGTGCATTGTACATAACCAGTAGGCTCTTCGTTTAAAGTTGTGACTATTTAAAAAGTTGACTAGATGTTTGCCCTTCCTCTAgtgtttttcatagttttaaGTTCACCATGggcaatttttttctttatgttcTCTATTGTAAGTTGCTGGAAATCTCTATGCATGCGACATCACTAGCGCTTTCGGGCCGCACGCATTAGATCTCATTAAACTTTTCTTCGGAAGTTTTCTAATGCAGACCCGAAGCCTGATGTGCATGCTACAGTAGCTATGATGTGAAAATTGGCTTGAAGCTCAGCCCTAGGGGCAAAAAAAAGTAAGACCCCATCAAACTCAAATGCAGGGCTCTACTCTACAGGTGTaaaggtacagtatgtgatactgaCAGCTAGTGGGCGCTACAATAGAAGAGCTCAGAGACAGGAGTAAGTTTCAGGAAGTTTATTGGAGCAAGCAACAACATGGCAATATGTGAGTATATCAGTAATAGTATTTGATTACAGACTGATTTATAAAATGATTAACAGAGTCTTTTATGTGAGTTCACACTGCATTTTAGCCCTAATTTGCATTCGAAGACAGGTTTGGAGAAATGGCAAGGCAAATCCGTGCCCATTCCCACAGTGTGAATGATCCAAAACGTGATCAGAGAGAGTCTTCAACATGTTGCTGCTAAATATTTGacatgctaaatatctgaacTAAAGTGATGCTATGATCAATGATTTCTGACTGAAAAAGACATAAGCAAAGAtcaacagccaatgagagagcaggaTTTAGGTCAGTGGAGAGTTTGTGAAGGAGTTTTAGACCACAATATCAGAATCAAAAAGCTTTACAGTAACGTTAAACTGAAACAACAGAGACTTTTGCTTGACCAGCCTCAGCAGAAGCACATTGCAAACTCATGTATTGACCTCCaactctttttatccattttaCTGCAAACTGGCTTAAAGATCATtgaatagaaaaatataaaaaataaaataaaatatttacagcaGAGTACACAGCAgcaacagaacattacctgtcatGAACCGACAACTTAAGTAGCAATTAAGTGCATTGCAGGTAGATGAAGAGATCATAGATGAGTGACAGAGTGGAGTGAGCACACACATCAGATGAATGGTGGACAGTTAAGAAATAAATGAGCTAGGATTTGAATCTATACCATGCAATATATATGTTCAGAAAGACAAGTCTGTTGTTTGCATCATACTCTTGATGTGAGAAGATCATTTTTAGTTAAGCATTTTTTTACTATATACAGTTTTGCAGACAATTTTCTGTTTTCACTGGGCACCAGGGGTCTGAAATCTGTAGCAAAAACAACAATGGCAAAATTAGTATAAACACAAAGTATTTCTGTACAAGATCAGATAAATCATTACAACACAAAATAACCATGATTTTGGACCAAAATGAAGAATATTTAGTGTTAAAAATATTTCCATTGACCTGAATTTACCTTTTGTTTGGAGTATGCTGTTTAAGAAATCAACCAAAAATCCAATGGAAAAGGTCTTCACCAGAACCAACAATTGACCCAGCAGCTGCTCCAACAACAGGAACATAGTAACCCCAGTCACTAGCTCGCTTTGACCTGTAGGGTATACTGTCAATTCTTTTACGGTATTCCCACTCTGCTTGCTTTCTAGTTTCACGTTTTATTTCCTCCTTAAGTTTTTGGCTTTCTTTCTCATGTTTTTCTTCCAGGTATTTTATGTGTTTCTTCTGTTGTTCTTCCAGAGCCTTCTCCGTCCTCTTTTTCTCTTCTTCAAGCTGTTTCTGCTGTTCCTCCAGTTTTTTCTGCAGCTCTTTTTGTAGTCTTTCATCTTTTTCTTTCTTAATCTCCTCCTCTTCCTTTTCAAACTCCTCTTTGCGTTTTCTCAGTTCATCTTGCATCTCTTGTCTTTTTTGCTCAGTTTCCTTCTTCATTTGCTCCATTTCTGCTTCATATTTGTCTCTCATGTCTTCTTTTTTCCTATTGATTTCCTCTTCTTTCTCTTTCAGGATTCTCTTTTGTTCTTCTCTGATGTTTTTCTCCacctgctgaaacatctcatTAGTGTAATAACCTCCTTCATTTACTGCCACCATGCGGTCAATCTTCTCCAGCAGTTCAGAGACCTGTGTTTGATCTTCAGTCTCTTTATTATTGAACACATGGTATCTGTTTCCACACTGATGGATGAGGTTCTGTAAGCTTCTGTCTCCTTCAATATAATCTTCAATTCTGGATCCTTCAAGATCGTCTCCTCTGGTGAAGAGCACCATGGTGTACATTCTGGATTTATCACCAAACATCTCTTGGGTCATCTTCACCGCATCTTTCTCCTCATCTGTGAACCGTACCAGTGGAATAACCAGCAGAAACACATGCGGTCCTGGTGCTGCCATTGACACACACTTCACAATCTCCTTCATGATCTGAGCATTATCAATTCCAGTGTCAAACAGGCCTGGAGTGTCAATGACACTTATGTGTTCTCTGCTGAACTCAGCAGTCTCCTTCTGACACTCTTTGGTCACTGATTGTGAAGTCAGCACTGATTGAAAAGATTTTCTTCTCAGTATAGTGTTTGCTGATGCACTCTTCCCAACACCTGTCTTTCCTAGCAGCACAATCCTCagatcatcagcatcatcatctgCAAAGAGTAGGAGGAATATTTCTTTTAGAACCATTTTTAATTAACACTAGACTTGCACTGTATTTGGGGGCATCCTCACCCCCCTTGAAAGCCAAACTATTTAAATCTATTTTCTTTATATAATGCCTGTTTACAGCAGAAATCCTTTGATACCTGGGCTCAGCAAATGCATATATGCAGATTTgaactcaaactcaaattggtagGGAGAGTTGCAGTTACTGAAACTCATAACAGGGCCTGTTACGATTTAagtagatggatggaaaatacaCAGGAACACAAACTTAACAATCAATTTGTTTATTCCTCTTAGGAGGAGAAGAAAGATGAAGCCAACAAAACAGAGGCCTATGTGTGTGCGCTTTTtacaatgcataaaaaaaaaaaaaaacagaaatatattcAAACCAAAAGTTTCAGGGAAAAAGGAACTAAAGTGGTGCTAAAGCAAAGAATCAAACAAAACCTAAAGCCACCTAAACCAGAACACAAGATTCCCTCTAAACTTCCTAATGAAaatcaaaatgtcaaaaaaaaaaaacctgaaatctTCAGCCTATGCTATGCCAAACATGAACtccctgaaataaaaaaacaaaaaaacaaaatgcggcgctcacccacttacctagtgtttctgaacagtAAAAATACCCGCAGGCAAAATGTATGCCGTGCAACTCTTAGTAACCTATTCCTTTTTCCCCAAAAAGAAATTATAAACTCTTTATTTATATTGACTTAATTTACAGTTGTGTATTCAGGGACACGGAACAAAACATACAGCATAACCAGAAACGAGCAAATACAAAatcaacacacacgcacatagcACTCTGTAAAACAAGGCGTGTCGAATTTAAAGTTCACAGAACGAAGTCCGATTGGTCCACAAGGAAATGCCCTAATAAGGGGTGACAGGCTTGGGATCCAATCAGCAGGTAACTGGTAGAGAGAAaatagcagaaaaaaaggtgataGGGCGACACAAAGAGCGAATGACAAACAAGGAGAGGGAGAACGAGAGCGAAGGGAGACCACCAAAAACAGAGAGGGAGAAAGCACAAAAATACAAACTCCCATGGACCTTTACagggccattttaacattcaagtacaaGAAAGTGCATTCCTGATATAATTGatgcatcttaggacaacagacaagatgctttataaatgtaattaacaGCGTTTTCAAGCATTACCCATCACCAGTGATAATGCAAATAACACAGCTTCTGAAGTGTATGGGTATATAATGCGTCATACACCGGATGCGCTGCTCGGCAACACGCCACACCATGTCATACATTTTAGAATTATAAACATAGATTTCTATAAGGGTATGCACACCGGCACTGCAAGTCATTGCTGTCCGCTGCGCCCAGCtacaactcaggacactgttcatatttctgccgcgccacagagcgccatctgaatagtttcatattAAACAACATGCGAATGTGTGtatctggtgtgcgatacttccaactgtcatatGTGCACCAGGTACCGGCGCATCcagtgtgcgacctgcttatggCTGAGCATTAATCTgagtaaaatctttttttttcttgttgtacATTGAAGAtgtagtttaaattgctatgaagcagaacagaataataattatgattgtCTATTATTTGTTGGAACCAACTATTGCTTAAACAAAAGTTTAGCAGATAGTGTACTCCAGataagaacagcagaaagcagtttgGGTATCTTTACTGATTTGTAGTTTTACACAAAATAAAGGTATTGAGAAAACAGTAACAAAAAAAGCATGCATATATTCCTATTTACAGTACTTTAATGTGTTTAATTTTTACTAATGTAGtttttatacaaattttattGACTGTCCTTGTCCGATAACTTTAAAATGACAAACACCATACATTTCTCTAAatttaggctaaaacactgctttatttgtttatttatttgtgtttgaatgtacatgtttgtactttcatttttagttgtcttttatttctttttttttcatttccaaaaaGAATCCTTATTGCACTTTACACtagtttacaataaaaataaagcttattaacaagttttaatgattattagaaaattataatgctttgtttctagCCGGGTGTtaacagctactgtatatttctgatTATTCGCATCCCATACTTTTGTGCCCCTTGGCAACTGTTGCGTAGGTATGCTATGCAAATCGGGGTActtccaaatgcagctttattatgTAAATGGTCAAACAGGCAGGGGTCAAAAACCAGCATTAACAGTGTAGTAGAGAATCCAGAAGCGTGTATGGTGAAAGGTTCAAGGCAGGCAGCAAAGAATCAAAACccaataaacagtaaaaaaagtaaaaaaaaaaacaggaaacagACGGTGGAGCGGAGGTGGaccagggggagggatggagggccatgATCATGCAGCGGAGGTAAAACTTGAATGTAGAGCTGCAGAGGGCCTGGAGCATGAGGCTGCGTAGGGTCTGGAGCGTGAAGGGTGGAGGATTTAGGTTTTCTGGCACAGTCAGTTCATTTAACCCCCGTGGGTTAGGAGGCTTTGGTTCGAGAGGCAATGGCAATTTGTATAAACCCCTGTGGGTCAGGAGGCTTTTGGTTTAGGAGGCCTTATAAGACTCTAGCGGCTCTGAGAAGTTACATTACTCTGACAGCTCTGGGAGTCCAGATGGCTCTGGCAAGTCACATGGTACTGACAGCCATCCGTGGCGGCTCTGGCCTTTCGTGGAATTCGTGGAAGATCTGGAGCGCCTGACCATTCAGGGAACTCAGGCAGCGAGTACCATTCAGCAAACTCAGGCAGCGAGTACCATTCAGGAAACTCAGGCGGCAgacattcaggaagctcaggtgttgaccattcaggaagctcaggcagCGGCGTTGCTTCTGGCAGCTCTGGCTCTCGGCCattttgtgagctggaggactggaggtggccatcttgtgagctggaggactgatAACCTGGAGACAGTAGTATGGGTGATGCCAGGATTATGGTGTTAATGGAGGGAACAGCAAGCCCCGTTGCCAGCGGGTCTTGCTGTCTATTGCCCCCCCCAAAAAACATTTAGGGGTTTCCTCTTCTACTTCACCAACAATGAAAGGGGAGCCAGCAGTAAGCAGGGCAAAGTCCAAAAACTGACAGAGCAAACCATAAGAACTATTACGGATGAGAGGGGTTTTAACTGGTGCATTTAAACCACAACAAAAAAGTATATTAGTGCAAAGTCTGGGTATTTACAGAGATTTGCATTGTCCAGATAGTCTTTAATGTGGTCCTCGAGGGAAGGCTTACCTTGCTGCAGATTTACTAGCTGTAAAGCTAGGACTAGGATAGGACtaaatgcagctttatttatttagttgcagCTTTATTTTAAGAATGGTCAGATAGGCAGGGGTCAAAAAGAGTATCAGCTGTGAATGTCCAATAagtcaggatctggaaccggttgtcagtttgtgtgtgttgcatgactgggttTTGTAGTCCATTGAGGCAGGATTGTAGTtcgtgtgagtgtgaatgttttccagcaatCTCCAGTGGTTAGATCGTGACAGCAGCATTGACACAAACTGCTGTTACACCTaaaaatattttatcaattattttgtCCATCGGCAGTGTCAAACACAACGTTGGTGGTCATTTTAAACTGTCACTCACTGTACTACACATATAATTAACTTGTCCCGTGCTTCATCTTTAAATAAGAGTAAGTATGATATGAGCTCAAAATGGTACCTCATAAACCAGGTACAAGATGTGAAGTATAAAACTGACCTAGCCACTGCAGTGATTATAACAGGACTTGTGAAAGTGCATAATGTAAGTCAAGgtagaataaatattttaaaaacaaaccagCTCAAGTAGGCAAGGGTGGACGCACATAGGCAGCTCCTTATAAATACTTTTGTATCTTGCTAAAGCAAAAATTATCATTATAAAGTGGTTTAAATATGTGTTTCTCTACCATGTTCCTgggggaccaccagctctgcacttTTCAAACACACCAGATTAAGTTCAGCAGCTTATTAGCAGAGACTATAAGACCTTaagggtgtgacagacaaagtaGACTTCTAAAACAtccagtgttggtggtcctccaggaacatggtttaGAAACACTGGTTTAATTGACAAAACACATGCTCTCCACTGAACATGGTGGCTACATGTGCAGAGACTTGTTTATGACGTCATAAAAAGTGAAGCCACTGTGTCTCTATATTCATTAATCCCACACATTATTCTCGCTAAATTGGTCTCTTTGCTAGCCTCGATCATATTAATGCAAAGAGAAACTGTATGCATTACACAGCAAATAGTGAGATCTTCTGTTTTTCTTGAACTATTCCattctaaaacaaataaataaacgcaATCATTACATTACGAGACAACTATTTAATTACTTAAATGGAAAAGCCTTTTTTTAATTataggtaaaaaaataataataataaattcacttTCTTTAGGTGTGCGTTCGCTTCCTCTTAATTCTGCAACTTCCTCCTAAATGCACCTgatcttcatttgtttaaaaatattaaaataatcactATAAAGAATAGAGCTTAATATACAGAAAAACCATCCATGCTATCATGTATTCTAACATGAATATTATGTTATTTCATCTCTTCATATAAAATTATCTGAACATTGAATCCATAAGCCTCAAAACACTTTTATCAACATCACAAAATTAAGAACAGACATGAGAAGACTCACCAGACTGTCTGGATAATGCGCTGCTCTCTGCCATCTTCACAAAACATTTAACAAGACATTAAGAAATAAACCATTCTAGCCGAGTGATTAAACCGCTGCATGATTATTAATGAAAGTGCGCATGTACTCTACAGCAAAAACTGGTTGGACTTGAAATTGGAGAACTTGCGTCATATGATCTTATCAGTGTGATCTTTTGTAACAGGTATGAAAATTATAGTCCACTTCATTTATGGAAATacacaaaacatgtttttattttttacctggcATGTTTATTAAGTATTCCTGAGGTGTTTGTCATTGTTTGTGTCTTCTCTTTAAATTTATAAGGAAGCTTGAGTTGTTTAATTTACTGTTTTGCAGCCACTTCTTCTCTTTCTGCACATGGGAGAGGAGGGTATCTGCTAAGCTTTAATTAATCTTAAATCCTCTTTACCTTAAACATCACTTTTGAAGCTAGTTTTtccatgtttaaataatatttatagctttatatttttcatatatttaattaattttgtgttTTCACTTTAATTGaggttttaatttatttgtgtctaACTGAAGCATGTGAATGCTAAATGCACTGCATTTTACAGAGGAGTTATAAGACACACTGTAAACTGTGCTTTTGTTTACATCAGGTGTGTTTTGTCACTTATTATGAAGTTAATAATATGTGTTTTATTCTTTCTCTTCCCATCTGCCCTTTCTGCATTGACTGCACATAAGAGAGAGGAGGTATAagggcgaagacacactgtaaaagctgtgcATTATGTTTATATCAGGAGTGATTAAAGAGCTGTCACAACTGCTGATATCATTCTGGTTATTCCCAcaataaaagaaaacacacaatgCAGAACCGGTAACACTGCCAGAGGATGGACATATTTAAAGGGCATTAAAAGAGTGGTTTCAACTCTGTGGTGTAAAAAAGTGTTACAAATTATGACAATTAAAATACTGCTCCAGTAACTTTGACAACATTTAAAGTACTCTAACTcaaaactgcactgcaaaaaaattattttcttacttagatgttttgtcttgtttctagcccaaatatctaCAATTTCCTAAATAAAGAAGAATCTTCTAGACAAACtaaacatgttgtcttgtttaaagaaataatatgccaaaattaggggaatttttccttaaaacaagcaaaataatctgccaatggggtgagcaaaataatcttatgacaaaattttggcatattatttctgaaaacaagactatacgttttgcttgcctagaaaatgcttcttgatataagaatatttagatatttggactagaaacaagacaaaaagtctaagtaagaaaagcatttttttgcagtgtagatgaCTTTGCTCTAATTTTACTGTGCCATAGTGTTCAATTTAATGTTAACATGGCAGAATTACCCCAGACTCTTGTATGTAAAATTATGTCAGAGTCACTGCTGTTAAGCATTCTGCTACACATATTATTGTAATACAGCAGATCTTACACTAGATGGCGCGCACAGGCTGCAGTGTGAACTATTAGCAAGATGTGTAGCAAGTCAAGAATATCTTTAGGTATTATGATAAAACTACACCTATCATgtaaatcagtaaataaacaaaatcacaagTGACATTGGACCACAAATCAGTCTTAAGTCTCAATTACTGGAAACAGATTTATACAACATCCAAAAGCTGAATGaataattggtcacactttattttgatggtcagtttaaacatttaagagcaatgcttatttttagccgcgggcggctgtctctgtctttaagggttaataCATTGCATCAACATgtaaactaattctcattagattataagtagactattagggttgggttagggttagtgtgtgttgacgtacttgcaaagtttcttagttaaatgtttgttgaagtagcagtatcaacagatattaaacagactactaatacacaaatggacaatcaaaataaagtgttaccgaataatTCAATGGCTTTGTAACCCAACCGGTCCTACAGTATCCAAACTGCTCAGAGctaggatcgaaccagtgactttccgCATAGGAGTTAGTTGCTctatcaaggaggctaaagaccatgacatctagcatctgttgctagagcacagTTTGAggttagaggagtgaggtttacctgcacatcacTCCATTAGCTGCCCTCTGTTACagtttttcaggaaaaaaaaatataattggtCTAGACACAACTATTTGAAAAGCTGAAATCTGAgggttgtgaaaaaaaaatcaagagaaaataaCCTTTACAGATCTCCAAATAAATAATGGTGTTAATACATTTATGGAAGATTGTTTACTAAATAACTTCATGGAAGATGATTTTTAACTTTTAACAattactaaatgcactacagaatgtttctTTTCACACAAACTGCATGAATAGTATCAGTGCTGCAGAGGTTTGTTCTGTGCCACCAACAGTATGgtagcatggatccatcctgccttgtatcagcagttcaggctggtggtggtggcgtaatggtgtgggggatattttgttGGCAGACTtcaggcccattagtaccaactgagcatggtatcaatgccacagcctacttgagtatccATACCTCCATGACCACAGTGTGTCCATCTTCTTATTCTGCAACTCAGTAcagtgaaacacccatacacagtcattcacactcatacactacagccaatttacttcatcaattgacctgtaccgcatgtctttggactgtgggggaaaccagagcacccggcgtaaacccacgccaacatggggagaacatgaccCAGAACAGATCCAGACCCAGCCAGTACTCAACCAGCGACCCTtatgctgtgagacaacagcgcTTACCGCTGAGCCATTGGATCACCCCATCATATTACATAAACATTACATAAATTAATCACATCTGTCACAATGTTTATAGTTAAAAAATGCTGATTGTTTTAATATGTCAATAATTTGTCTGAGTACATTCTCTACCTGCCTGTAATGTAATTGAAAGTGATGTTGCTGATGAGTATAATGACATTTGAAATACAATGTTGTGACGACCCCTTGTGGTCGTTTGTGGCTGGGGTGTGGGTGTCTGTGCGTCGGTGTGTGTGCAATTGTGTTGAAAGGATAGAATTGTGTAATTCTCCTCACAGCTGATTGACATTTAAATAGCCCTGTGGATTAATTTCGTTGTTAGGATTAAGTGATatgtctctattttttttttagtttgttatttttgaGCAGATCGGTGGCTAGAGCTATGTCTCCGGAGCACACCGAGGTGTGACAGAATCGCCAATATAATTGGTTGTTGTTTTCAGCCTGCGGTATTTGGTGCATAAAAACCCACCACTGTATGCTTGAAGACTAGGGTCTACTTAGTTCGATTTATGGATAGGTATAGGTTGCATAATTAATATACAGGGCGCAAATAAGTAAGTGGCAAATAATATAATCTGGGTAGTAGTActacatttattgatttatctttatttctgtagtttTCAATAGCATTGATTGAAACATGGTGTCTGGGCGATGAAACCGAGTCTGTGGCTGCATTCCAGTACAATTTTTATGCTCTTCACTCACTAACTTCCCTCCTTCTTGTTCACTTGGATGTGCATCATTGATAACATCCCACAAATGTCCACTGCTGTTGgagcatctgaatgtgtttaAATTGAGTGCCCTAAAACCTTGAGCACTTGGGAACTAGATTGTTGTGACATCACAATCTTGTTGCATTCTGGGACATTTAGGTGCTGGAGTGAATATATGAACCTGACTCTCTCCCtcagtcaaaattaagtgatcgAGGATATGAGTTCCCTCATTCATTGATGAAGTAGAGCATACTTTAAAATGGGGACAGGAATTCCCCGTCTGAACAAGCGAAGGGAAGTTTGTGAATATGTGTCTAAACGTGGACTGGAAGGCAGCCAGTGTCTTGAAAAGAAGACACAGACTCTTGTGATAGTTATGATCAGGGCTTAATTTGGGCCAGAATAACCCGGATCTGGAACTTTTGAAATCTGATTCGGCACATCATTTAATATATCCCCTTCCTCGCACACACTCTCTTACTCgctgctcttcactttcttccgcgactccccaaccctcttcactttcgccCGCAACACCTCTCCCTCCACTGATAACATGCAGGATTAGTTACCCCGACCTGTTCTGGGACCTCACAATTGAAGTACTGGTAATGATGACAAAAGACACATATTTGTGTGTGGTATTACAACTAATTAATGCTAAAGCtactgcaaattatgtatttttaaatgcaaatgaccaTTTAAACCTCACTGTCTACTTTAAAGATGGTGGTTCACATAGATGACATTCAGGAAGTCTCCATGGAGGACCCAGTTCATGATGTGCTGGATTTTTCTGAGACATTGATCTGCCACTGACCTGTTATAAGGTCCAAGTCATGGAAGATGTAATTGGCCATCAAGCATCTATAGTGTACCACGATTCCTTGAAGCAGTTAGCCCAATAATTGCTTTTGCCTGTCACAATGTTTAGCGCTCATGATTAAAACACCAAGTTACAATGTGTAGCTTTTTGGCCTTAGTGTGACATCCAGGATCTTAGCGATATTATTGAATAGGTAAGAATTAGTTGGTTTTTAATGTATTACATGTCTTGTAGGGATAGTAGAAAGTGTGTCATGCGtgttatatttttctattttagataTGTTCTTCAGGTCTTCATAGCCAACTTACAGATAAGGTAAGCTGTTAGGTGACTTCATGTTGGCCACCAACAAACTTTTGTCAAGAAACAACGTATTTCTTCTCTTAAGGTTAAGGGGAATGGACATAAGacattacatttttctttaaaacacaaGACACCTACCA
This portion of the Danio rerio strain Tuebingen ecotype United States chromosome 3, GRCz12tu, whole genome shotgun sequence genome encodes:
- the LOC571124 gene encoding GTPase IMAP family member 7 gives rise to the protein MAESSALSRQSDDDADDLRIVLLGKTGVGKSASANTILRRKSFQSVLTSQSVTKECQKETAEFSREHISVIDTPGLFDTGIDNAQIMKEIVKCVSMAAPGPHVFLLVIPLVRFTDEEKDAVKMTQEMFGDKSRMYTMVLFTRGDDLEGSRIEDYIEGDRSLQNLIHQCGNRYHVFNNKETEDQTQVSELLEKIDRMVAVNEGGYYTNEMFQQVEKNIREEQKRILKEKEEEINRKKEDMRDKYEAEMEQMKKETEQKRQEMQDELRKRKEEFEKEEEEIKKEKDERLQKELQKKLEEQQKQLEEEKKRTEKALEEQQKKHIKYLEEKHEKESQKLKEEIKRETRKQAEWEYRKRIDSIPYRSKRASDWGYYVPVVGAAAGSIVGSGEDLFHWIFG